GGCTTGATTTCGACATCGCCTTCACCAGCGTGCAGACGCGGGCAATCCGCACGCTCAACCTGGCGCTGGAAGCGATGGACCGGCTGTGGCTGCCGGTGACGAAGAACTGGCAGCTGAACGAGCGCCACTATGGCGGGCTGACCGGCCTCGACAAGGCCGAGACGGCGGCCGAGCATGGCGACGACCAGGTCAGGATCTGGCGGCGAAGCTTCGACGTGCCGCCGCCGCCGCTGGCGCCCGGGTCGCCGTACGACCTGTCGGCGGACCGGCGCTATGCCGGCATCGCAATCCCCGCCGCCGAAAGCCTGAAGGACACGATTGCCCGGGTGCTGCCCTATTGGGAAGGGGCAATCGTGCCCGAACTGCGCGCCGGCAAGCGGGTCATCGTCGCCGCCCATGGCAATTCGCTGCGGGCGCTGGTCAAGCATCTGTCCGGCATCTCCGACGCCGATATCGTCAGCGAGGAAATCCCGACCGGCCGGCCGATGGTCTATGACCTTGCCGATGATCTGACGGCGATCGGGCGGCGCTACCTTTAATGGCCGGCGGCTAGCGGCCGGCGACACCTGGCCCGAAGACCTCCGCCAGCGATAGCTGTTCGGGAAGGATGTAGACAACGCCGCCGTCGGACCGGAACAGCGGCTCGACGCTGTCGGCGAAGAACTCCGGCGGCACGTTGATGCAGCCGAACGAAATCCGGTTGTCGGCCGCGGTGGGGCTGGCGAGCCGTTCGCGCCGGCGGTCGCGCGCCGTGCCGGCGACCACCGGGTGGAGCGAAATCGCGTCGGCGTAATGGACCCAGAGGATCTTGTGCCCGGCGGTATTGGTGCCGAGTTCGGCATCGAAGCGGCCCGCGGGCGTGGTGCGTTCGGCCGGCGTGATCGTCGCCAGCGGCCGGTCACCGATGCCGGGGACGGACCGGTCGCCGCGGGCGAGGCCCAGCAGCGCTGCCGATCGGGCGCGCGGCGTGCCATCGGCGTCGAAGACCAGCACCTGCGCCGCGACCTTGTCGACGATCGCGAACGGCCGGCCGTGGCTGTCTTTGGTGGCGATCACCCAGGCCGCAAGGGTCGCAACCGGACCTGATATGGCTGCCGCTGGCGACGCGGGGGAGGCGCCGCCAGCGGCAGGTGTGGCGAGGGCGAGAGCGAATGCCAGCGCCAGGGCCGCGCTGGTTTTGCACCGGTATCGGGGGGCGACCCGGTGCCCGTCTCTCGCCACGCACGCCACAGCTCAGTTGCGGTCCGGCTTGGGCGCAAGCATGCGCCGGCCGACCGCCGTTCCGGGC
This is a stretch of genomic DNA from Polymorphobacter fuscus. It encodes these proteins:
- the gpmA gene encoding 2,3-diphosphoglycerate-dependent phosphoglycerate mutase — protein: MPTLVLLRHGQSAWNLENRFTGWWDVNLTDKGIAEATAAGTAMAAAGLDFDIAFTSVQTRAIRTLNLALEAMDRLWLPVTKNWQLNERHYGGLTGLDKAETAAEHGDDQVRIWRRSFDVPPPPLAPGSPYDLSADRRYAGIAIPAAESLKDTIARVLPYWEGAIVPELRAGKRVIVAAHGNSLRALVKHLSGISDADIVSEEIPTGRPMVYDLADDLTAIGRRYL
- a CDS encoding L,D-transpeptidase, translated to MIATKDSHGRPFAIVDKVAAQVLVFDADGTPRARSAALLGLARGDRSVPGIGDRPLATITPAERTTPAGRFDAELGTNTAGHKILWVHYADAISLHPVVAGTARDRRRERLASPTAADNRISFGCINVPPEFFADSVEPLFRSDGGVVYILPEQLSLAEVFGPGVAGR